DNA from Solanum stenotomum isolate F172 chromosome 3, ASM1918654v1, whole genome shotgun sequence:
TATTTCTATTATTGATACTGTGGCACAATTCTAGAGTCAGATATGCTTcttatctatctatctatactaTATTAAAAGCAAGAAGGTCCTTGGAAATGTTGATTGAACGAAGGGAAATGATTGCCAGGGCCAAGTCATTTCTTACCTCTCCAACTGCTTCTTTTTACGTGTCAAAATGTTCTGACCATGTAATTCCAACAGTTGAAGGCAAGATACGGAGGGTCTTATGTGTTTACGATGACAACATCATCAGATAACGAGGAGGAAGTGGAGCACATGGTGCGACACCTATCCCCAAATGCCAACAGGATATACCATCTATCAGGGACACAGAAGTTTGAGTTGCCAAAGCAAGAGGTTAGAATTGCAGATGTATTTCAAGCTGTTGAAAAAGTAAAGAGTAGATTCACAGTTTATGCTTGGGGTCTGGCTGATACAACTTTGGAGGATGTGTTTATCAAAGTTGCTCACACTGCTCAAGCTTTCAATGTTCTCTCTTGACATCCTTGATCACAACTAATCTAATACCACATTTTCTTGAAAGATTGAGTTCAAGTAAGTGTTAGGCTAGGTCAGGAACTAGCGGAGAACTCCAGTGAACCCACGACCTTACGGTTGGAGGTGGAGGGTGGTTACCACATGAGCAACCCACTCTTGTCCTATTTATACATCAATGCCCTGTGTTTATATGGCGTAGTAAGATTTAGGCAAGGGCTTCAATAATTGAACGCTCTCCCTGATAATTAATTACACTATACAagtagaataaaaataaatattttgattatataCATGGATGAATCTACTTGATATATACAGTCAAACCTtgttattacattaattcatTGTAACAACATATATATTCAAACATTATTTCAACAACAAATATTTACATAACTAAAAATATACATTATGAAACTATATGAAATACAATACAAACAACTACTAGTATTTTAATAAACCAAGCTTTTGATCCTCATCAACTCTGTTTGTGCTCATCCTCATCGGATTCAGATTCTGAATCTGCAAATCATTGAGATATATACATGCAGTCTAAGATCACAAGCTGGAAGTATATAatataaacaatatttttttctccgtGCAACTTAGGTAATTCACTTTCCTATTTAATTTGTTCCTAAAGAAATACTGtactttattatatttcattttaaactTCTAATTTAACCTAATGAGATCAtttatacacaaatatttataatttcctTTAAGATTTCGTATAGTAAATAAATTTGTTGAAATAAAAGGTACCGTACATAAAATTCATCATATAAATTGCAATggatgaatatttttattttttatttttccttaatatTGGGGGTAGGCAGGAAGGAAAATGAGGAGGGGATAATGGAACCCTCATCAACGGGATAAGAATTTTGATAGTCAATCAATTAAACTATTATTAAATCAGAGACAATTTTTAATTACCAGATCGAACGTGGCCTTTTTTCATGATAGTGTCCACCAATATATGTGAAGAAGCAGCAAGCATGTCAGCATTGAATTTATCACAAAGTAAAGTATGATTCCattaatattttgttgtttctcCTTATCCACTATGAAAAGAACTTCGTAGCTGCAAAAGCAATAATGAATCAATTCATCTTTAAAGATTAATTACATTAcattataaattgagataaaaggACGAATACgaaatatgaaataatataaatagagcatctattttattttatgtgaaacAATTCGAAGTACGAGGAGTAATCTGACTAACCATGAGCCGTAGATAATGGAAAATTGAAAGTAGATTAGACGAAGTAATAGCCAAGACAATGCGAAAAGAGCGAAGGAAATATCAGCAACGCTATGAAATCCACTGTAATGTGACATCTTTGCAATTTCCATTAGTACATCACTTCCATCATGAATTAATGCAACCATTGATCCCGCACGTGCCATCCTGcactttcatttattttaaacagactaaaaagaatagtaagacaaacaaattaaactaGAAAGGTCTTTCTtctaattcaatatatataatactcTTATATAGCATGTGCGTAGTTGGAGAAGAATTAGAccttatttttattatgattaaaacGTTTGAATTTAAATGTTAGAATGTATTTGTATTAAGGTACAAATCATTAAATCTTAATACACGTCTACATTCCGTACCCGAAAATGTAAGACAAAAGAATTAGTGATAGTGATGTTATGTGATGAATCATGTGGGCAGCAAAATCAGAGCGCCTTGTTTCCCAGTAGATCAGCGTAAATATAGAGTATAAGTAAAATCCTCCAGCATACATATTCCATCCTTTCAGCTTTAATATGTGTTTTCGATATACCCTCGACTCAgctaaaattatgaataaaaaaaagtatgtaCACCAAATCCTAGCTTACTTGATTTTGAGATCAGGCCACACCTCATCTCCAGGGCCTGTCCAATAATATCGAGTATTTGTGAACCAAGGCTCGTTATAAGTAACATAAAGTGCAAATATCTCTGCAGatagaaaatacataaatttccaTGCTTTGCAATGCATCATCAGAGCGCggttaattaaattaaattaacaaaaatcaTACTAAATGTGTCcaaaatattagttttgaacAAGTTCAGGTGTCTGCATAAAACTCCATAGAGTTCAAGGACTAAGATGATACACTGAAATTAATTAGTACTCCACATACAAAGGGTCTTCTTGCAAGTCATTCTGTCTATATTTTTACCTCGAAAACTAATATGTCTGAGTATATATGAATCGAAGGATGGGAAAGAAGAGAGCAAAGAAgggaataaaaataaaatctttgtaCTCAGGGTAAGACTCTGTATCCCAATCCATATTGCAAACAAATTAATACTTAACGATTAAAATGTTGTTAATTAGTACTACTCGATATATCACATACTAGCAAAGTCgtcatatatattactatattagtATTGATTTATACTCAATATATATGTTAGTACTCGTAACTTTTAGGTGCAATTTGAGTTTGGAAATTAAGAACAACTGGCTAAGACTTCCAAAACAAGTGTCAACTGTGAAACATTACTCATTCAATACActgttagggtatatactattaatcatgtgtttagacatagtattctaacaattttcaagattaaatatctaagtgggagattgttagagtatatactattaaccatgcatttagatatagtacattataacaattgtgatggttaaaagtctaagtgggagattgttgggatatatactattaaccatgtgttaagaaataatatttattatagaataaatatttgctcaattttaatagatcatatattcgtttatggtgtctatttacttatatagtagatgatttagtgtgtagagttttagcttatacacagaggattaaatcatcggttcttataagtataaagttttttgttcacaatctaggatggaaattggacatgccatcggtacgattgtagcacaagattataggtaatttatcttgattatgggaacggtatagttccaacttcttgtgctagtgcattttgtatgtattgaacgggaccgagtagagatagttgttttagactgactgacaaaacatattctctaaactattaaatgtacttatattcttaatcctgatataactattatgatctgtatatattaattatcgttttgatttattaaaaggtgagattctgagatgggtcaatatgcctggtaagttggatgataataatatatattggtgaaataataagttagttgatggaatccatgtctcgttatagagattgattgatatgcctttttgagaaacttataagttttcatcgtgtcaaaccttgcaagtggatttatgaatccgacacatgaaataagttaagtagtgctctaaaggaaattaatcattaagttaaattcgtcagtaatttaatttattgattagtatctgaaatcttaacatggggaattacataagtgtttaatggggaattacgaaatataaatagaggagtgcaattacgaatttctagtggaatgatttgtaatttattatggtaagaataattcaaattaattatttggaattatttccataataggaagcctcagtaattaattctgtggtccctccagtgcccatatttaactagaactcagaatcctaattctaaagggaaaaggggAGAGGCGTTAGttttcttataaaaagaaaactagcGTGTATTTTTCGGTTGAAGAAAAATAACGTGTGTTTGGTTCTCCTCTTTGGACTgtgaagaaatctctataattaGGGATTCTTCTAGCCCTAGATTGATTAGTTTTCTATTcgatacttgcccacccaagtattgagagagttcagatgtgaacttgggatcactgtagaagaccataGCTATCTTGTAGATTCACTTGAAGGACTGTCTAACTTGgggattcgcttgaaggtatCTGTTCATGCTTCAAGAggtatttatcgaattaaatttcagtatgtttatgtgttctagcatgatTATGTGGTCTAGCATAAACAATATtgattatctattattcatgtaagcatTAAGATTCTAGTATGCTTCcgctgtgcatatagttttccaacaattGGCATCAAGAGCCAAGCTTGCATCTAAATAGATAACTCATATGATATGTATAAGGTTAAATTGTACATATGCTTAGTTGAAAAATCATGTGAAAAGTTGTTTTTTGTTGACGTGGATGTTTGGCGGCTATGAataatatgtatttttgtgatttttgaaaTATAAGGTTAACAAAATAGGTTTTGCTTATCCAAGCACgtcaaaaagtttttttttttggttcacaTGTAAGTGGCAGCAAAGACATTGTCTTGAAGGTGctaattgtatatatttttttatgattggCCTTACATGCaaccttttaattttaaaaagtgattCATGAATCATACTAAATATTTTAGCAATTAAGGAGCAATATTTGTTGATTGGCCGGTGACTGTTTGTTATTTTGCAAACTTGGAATGAATGTATAATGTGAAAAGATCAGTGGAATACATCTAAATTTTAGAATTGATGTCGTGCCATCACTGTAACTTGG
Protein-coding regions in this window:
- the LOC125857903 gene encoding alternaria stem canker resistance protein 1-like, translating into MMHCKAWKFMYFLSAEIFALYVTYNEPWFTNTRYYWTGPGDEVWPDLKIKVYRKHILKLKGWNMYAGGFYLYSIFTLIYWETRRSDFAAHMIHHITSLSLILLSYIFGMARAGSMVALIHDGSDVLMEIAKMSHYSGFHSVADISFALFALSWLLLRLIYFQFSIIYGSCYEVLFIVDKEKQQNINGIILYFVINSMLTCLLLLHIYWWTLS